Proteins from one Rosa chinensis cultivar Old Blush chromosome 7, RchiOBHm-V2, whole genome shotgun sequence genomic window:
- the LOC121050590 gene encoding uncharacterized protein LOC121050590 has product MPEKGELVPKTSEGAYQSDFIQQFFSNTARINKRAVEKALQDALKENATTEEGIEKKDKNVARLILLDLFIKFLFPNAGGTISWDYVKACENLDKIRSYDWAREVGSFLKKSIKTLKKKKESSSPYSSNTGGCVLIILYWFCQKTGKIKPISGRENEDHGMRKWDIQKLIKNWPSFNSLKKIEKIFESLKEDREESESEEEENRSDEAKTVPEGEEKGADDQNCENEEDNLEVEVAEQETASEKNKWEKELQKKEEEIRYMTAEKDNLKKKLNEKEQELSKITEDMVNLEERNATLVTENFCLASSVKELEIKLKEWEQMLSPKTHTSTAAQQHSSPPTNPTEGKNELNEAASKAAEKTKEKDQSTVEEGQSHGICTVEESAEAAASQSPPHCTVAEETKSTPPSHKESQFQSPTVHMLTVAEMEQQADKCQIVKSLIVEEAFQLRTLSIEKEKKTPEQSQKGELTMYLTEQHSGETVSSMGLYYYVVRLKNRRRTQKKDNIYWWGDVKAKRQKKAKEIEERLKDAEKREKEKEMKASLPDAERKNLEQMVAQQKLDDLPEDVLEAIREMDAAENAQINKEPEEKQIPAEVVNWEESKVYNFMDQDTKRRVQKYWQNAPSGVYFWDGRRYGAQVSRQDLKDIIMDEPIASNCIECYGILLTDQLLEKESQGLDVPTFMNPLCWHSAENLTVYYVHLYLCEPLFENLARSNYIFFPISHESGFHHTLLIFDKELKKWFHSDSKRPKKSTGKCFQNVQKMVEMVELWMTAVKEQADDMVEQGCRMKFDEKNSSEEQLKMIEVLLT; this is encoded by the exons ATGCCAGAAAAAGGTGAGTTGGTCCCAAAGACTTCTGAGGGGGCATATCAGTCCGACTTTATCCAGCAGTTTTTTTCAAACACAGCGAGAATTAACAAGAGAGCCGTGGAGAAAGCTCTGCAAGATGCGCTCAAAGAGAATGCAACAACAGAAGAAGGGATTGAGAAGAAGGACAAAAATGTGGCAAGATTAATCTTGCTGGACTTGTTCATCAAGTTTCTGTTCCCAAATGCAGGAGGAACAATTTCATGGGACTACGTAAAAGCCTGCGAAAATTTGGATAAGATCAGATCTTATGACTGGGCAAGGGAAGTTGGAAGCTTCTTAAAAAAGTCTATAAAgactttgaaaaagaaaaaggagtcaAGCAGCCCATATAGTAGTAATACAGGGGGCTGTGTTCTGATAATACTG TATTGGTTCTGCCAAAAGACTGGAAAAATCAAGCCAATATCTGGAAGGGAGAACGAAGATCATGGAATGAGAAAATGGGACATCCAGAAACTGATAAAGAATTGGCCAAGTTTTAACAGCTTGAAAAAAATAGAG AAAATCTTTGAAAGCCTGAAGGAGGATAGAGAGGAATCAGAAtcagaggaagaggagaatagATCAGATGAAGCAAAGACAGTTCCGGAAGGAGAGGAAAAAGGAGCTGATGATCAGAATTGTGAAAACGAAGAAGATAACCTAGAAGTTGAGGTGGCTGAACAGGAAACAGCTTCAGAAAAAAACAAATGGGAGAAAGAGCTTCagaaaaaggaggaggagataAGATATATGACTGCAGAGAAAgataatttgaagaaaaagctGAACGAAAAGGAACAGGAACTAAGCAAAATCACAGAGGACATGGTGAATCTGGAGGAAAGAAATGCTACACTTGTGACCGAGAATTTCTGCCTTGCATCGTCGgtgaaggagttagagataaaattgaaggaaTGGGAGCAAATGTTGAGCCCAAAGACTCACACCTCAACAGCAGCTCAGCAGCACAGCTCCCCACCTACTAACCCAACAGAaggaaaaaatgaattaaatgaagctgcatctaaggctgctgaaaaaacaaaagagaaagatcAATCGACTGTTGAGGAAGGTCAGTCCCATGGGATCTGCACAGTCGAAGAATCTGCAGAAGCAGCAGCATCTCAATCTCCACCTCACTGCACAGTGGCAGAAGAAACTAAATCGACACCTCCATCACATAAGGAGTCACAGTTCCAGAGCCCCACAGTCCACATGCTCACAGTGGCAGAAATGGAACAACAAGCTGACAAGTGTCAGATAGTGAAAAGTCTTATAGTTGAAGAAGCATTTCAACTTCGTACGTTGAgcatagagaaagagaagaagacacCAGAGCAGAGCCAAAAGGGAGAGTTAACAATGTACCTTACAGAGCAACATTCCGGTGAAACGGTATCATCAATGGGTCTCTACTATTATGTTGTGAGATTAAAGAATAGGAGAAGAACACAGAAAAAGGACAACATTTACTGGTGGGGAGATGTGAAAGCAAAAAGACAGAAGAAAGCAAAggagattgaagagagattgaaagatgctgaaaagagagaaaaagaaaaggagatgaAGGCCTCACTGCCAGATGCTGAACGTAAAAACCTAGAACAGATGGTAGCACAACAGAAATTGGACGATTTACCAGAGGATGTTCTAGAAGCAATAAGAGAGATGGACGCTGCAGAAAATGCACAAATCAATAAAGAGCCAGAAGAGAAACAGATACCTGCTGAGGTCGTAAACTGGGAGGAGAGCAAAGTATACAATTTTATGGACCAGGACACCAAGAGGAGAGTCCAGAAATACTGGCAAAATGCACCATCAGG AGTATACTTCTGGGATGGAAGACGGTATGGAGCACAGGTTTCAAGACAGGATTTAAAAGACATAATCATGGATGAACCGATAGCAAGCAATTGCATCGAATGTTATGGAATTCTCTTGACTGATCAGTTGTTGGAGAAAGAATCACAAGGCTTGGATGTCCCAACTTTTATGAATCCGTTATGCTGG CATTCTGCAGAAAATTTGACGGTGTATTACGTACATCTGTACCTCTGCGAACCACTGTTCGAAAATCTGGCAAGATCCAACTATATATTCTTCCCAATCTCACATGAATCAGGATTTCATCATACACTGCTCATTTTTGACAAGGAATTAAAGAAATGGTTCCACTCTGATtcaaaaagaccaaaaaaatcaaCTGGAAAATGCTTTCAAAATGTTCAAAAAATG GTTGAAATGGTAGAGCTTTGGATGACTGCAGTAAAAGAACAAGCAGATGACATGGTAGAACAAGGTTGCAGgatgaaatttgatgaaaagaacAGTTCAGAAGAACAACTGAAAATGATAGAAGTTCTATTGACttaa